The following coding sequences are from one Candidatus Nitronereus thalassa window:
- a CDS encoding DUF2914 domain-containing protein, with amino-acid sequence MSLNVPALKTFRTFLDKPYTPILSFCAGVTYDTLTLTRIDRLFDNLILLLYVALLGTLIILTGRAKLEDWPSAPLHRSPWSPLSLLHKTKTYHIPALHFLFGSLFSAYAIVYSRSASLNSSAIFLGVIVIVLVANEFYHHRFSTLTLQVTLYALVTFSFFTFFLPVVTGYMNTLVFLLGVGLSIAVVFRVVMLTYRGVSVPNPWSPVLTGLPAIGLVAIFTGFYFLNWIPPVPLSLKFAGIYHQVEKIEDSYHLTFEEGPWYNFWKDTDDVIRGEGPAYCFISVFAPVRLETTNYHHWQYRPTSTIETEKARPFHTTDRIPITISGGREAGYRSYTVKNHVNPGDWQVTIETEDERIIDRIEFSVKASVAENPEYETITY; translated from the coding sequence GTGTCCCTCAATGTACCAGCGTTGAAAACATTTCGAACCTTTTTGGATAAACCCTACACTCCAATTCTCTCGTTTTGCGCCGGAGTCACGTATGACACGCTCACCCTCACAAGAATTGATCGCCTCTTCGACAATCTTATTTTGCTGCTCTATGTCGCACTCTTGGGCACTCTAATCATCCTCACGGGACGCGCCAAATTGGAGGATTGGCCAAGTGCTCCCCTCCACAGGTCCCCATGGTCTCCACTCTCCTTGCTACACAAAACCAAAACGTATCACATTCCGGCGCTCCATTTTTTATTTGGAAGCCTGTTTAGTGCCTACGCAATCGTATACTCACGAAGCGCATCGTTGAATTCTTCGGCCATCTTTTTAGGCGTTATCGTGATTGTCTTGGTTGCCAATGAATTCTATCATCATCGTTTCTCAACCCTCACCCTTCAAGTCACCTTATATGCATTAGTCACGTTCAGTTTCTTTACGTTTTTCCTGCCCGTGGTAACAGGATACATGAACACCTTGGTGTTCCTCCTTGGCGTTGGGCTCAGCATCGCCGTAGTGTTCCGGGTGGTCATGTTGACGTATCGCGGAGTCTCCGTGCCAAATCCATGGAGTCCGGTCTTGACTGGACTTCCCGCCATAGGCCTCGTCGCCATCTTCACCGGATTTTATTTCTTGAATTGGATTCCACCCGTCCCACTCTCACTAAAATTTGCAGGCATCTATCATCAAGTGGAAAAGATCGAAGATTCTTACCACCTGACATTCGAGGAGGGGCCCTGGTACAACTTTTGGAAAGATACCGATGATGTCATCCGAGGCGAAGGCCCAGCCTATTGCTTCATCTCAGTCTTTGCCCCGGTCAGATTAGAAACCACGAATTACCACCATTGGCAGTACCGACCCACGTCAACCATAGAAACCGAAAAGGCACGTCCCTTCCACACTACTGATCGTATTCCTATCACCATCTCCGGTGGCCGAGAAGCCGGGTATCGCAGCTATACCGTCAAAAACCATGTAAATCCTGGAGACTGGCAAGTCACCATCGAAACCGAAGATGAGCGAATCATCGACCGCATAGAATTTTCGGTCAAGGCGTCGGTGGCCGAAAACCCTGAGTATGAAACCATCACCTATTAA
- a CDS encoding tetratricopeptide repeat protein, producing MQQRITHCLMILGSLAMLSGCAATTGPLAVLPISSPTAAQHNLEGIRLYNDGKWKGAEARFLAAVQDDPRLPEAHFNLALTEHKLGHHDQARKHFQAAGELAPNNKEIVESTIYRNHLGLSSTFERHLSGGYSY from the coding sequence ATGCAACAGAGAATAACTCACTGCCTGATGATCTTAGGGAGTTTAGCTATGCTTTCGGGATGTGCCGCAACTACTGGTCCGCTCGCGGTTCTACCCATCTCAAGCCCAACGGCGGCTCAGCATAATCTTGAAGGGATTAGACTGTACAACGATGGAAAATGGAAAGGCGCGGAAGCACGATTCTTGGCTGCCGTGCAGGATGATCCACGATTGCCGGAGGCACATTTCAACTTGGCTCTGACGGAGCACAAGCTTGGTCATCATGATCAAGCGAGGAAACATTTCCAAGCCGCCGGAGAACTCGCCCCGAATAACAAAGAAATTGTGGAATCAACTATCTATCGCAATCACCTTGGCCTTTCCTCAACCTTCGAACGTCACCTTAGTGGCGGATACAGCTATTAG
- a CDS encoding dihydrolipoyl dehydrogenase produces the protein MTHDVLIIGGGSAGYAAARTARDEGANVGIIDHGPLGGLCILRGCMPTKTILRSSDIIALIKRANEFGLSSVSPKANLSAIIDRKARLIGEFADDRIQALKDSRFTLYEERARFVSPHEVQVGTQTLTAKAFIISTGSVVSRIPLPGLEEVGYITSDEALELRDLPESMIVLGGGAVAVELAQFFSRIGTKVTLIQRSRHIMSEGDEDLARPVEARFREEGMTVYTNTQLHRFTKNGTQKVAHFTHDGQEKTVMAEIILQALGRRPNIDGLHLEAAGIKTEKGRVVVDRTMRTNHPHIFAVGDVNGLHEIVHIAIEQGEIAGWNAMHANDSPRRYDDRLKTQVVFTDPQVASVGLSERECRRENISYMTASYPFNDHGKSMTLGETHGHVKLLADPLTGTLLGAHIVGPEAAELIHELIAVMYFYGTVHDLMRIPHYHPTLAEIITYPAEELLGRIPK, from the coding sequence ATGACGCATGACGTCTTAATCATCGGTGGAGGATCGGCGGGTTACGCCGCCGCTCGAACCGCTCGCGACGAAGGTGCGAATGTCGGTATTATCGACCATGGCCCGTTAGGCGGTCTGTGTATTCTCCGTGGATGCATGCCCACCAAGACCATCCTCCGGTCATCCGACATTATAGCGCTCATCAAGCGAGCCAACGAATTCGGCCTTTCTTCCGTTTCCCCAAAAGCCAATCTCTCCGCCATCATCGATCGTAAAGCCCGGCTCATCGGTGAATTTGCCGATGACCGCATTCAGGCATTGAAGGATTCACGTTTTACCCTGTACGAAGAGCGGGCAAGGTTTGTCTCACCCCATGAGGTTCAGGTGGGAACCCAGACCCTGACCGCGAAAGCCTTTATCATTTCAACTGGTTCGGTTGTCTCGCGCATTCCCCTACCAGGCCTTGAAGAAGTTGGCTACATCACGAGTGATGAGGCATTGGAATTACGTGATTTACCAGAATCCATGATCGTGCTGGGCGGGGGGGCGGTCGCCGTGGAACTGGCCCAATTCTTTTCACGCATTGGCACCAAGGTCACGCTCATTCAACGCAGCCGGCACATTATGTCCGAGGGCGATGAAGACTTGGCACGACCGGTCGAGGCTCGATTCCGCGAGGAAGGCATGACCGTCTATACCAATACCCAACTTCATCGGTTTACCAAGAATGGCACACAGAAAGTCGCGCACTTTACCCATGACGGACAAGAAAAAACCGTCATGGCAGAGATTATCCTCCAAGCGCTTGGCCGACGACCGAATATCGATGGATTACATCTTGAAGCGGCCGGGATCAAAACAGAAAAGGGTAGGGTCGTGGTGGATAGGACCATGCGTACCAATCACCCCCACATCTTTGCCGTCGGCGATGTGAATGGCCTACACGAGATTGTACACATTGCGATTGAACAAGGAGAAATCGCTGGATGGAATGCGATGCATGCCAATGATTCTCCACGCCGCTATGACGATCGACTCAAAACACAGGTCGTTTTTACCGACCCACAAGTCGCCAGCGTGGGATTGAGCGAAAGAGAATGTAGGAGAGAGAATATTTCCTACATGACGGCATCCTATCCGTTTAACGATCACGGGAAATCCATGACGCTGGGTGAGACCCATGGGCATGTGAAGCTCCTGGCCGATCCTCTCACTGGAACCCTCCTTGGAGCACACATTGTTGGGCCAGAAGCGGCGGAGTTAATTCATGAACTCATTGCCGTGATGTATTTCTACGGCACGGTTCATGATCTGATGCGTATTCCCCATTATCATCCCACCTTGGCCGAAATCATCACCTATCCCGCAGAGGAACTATTGGGACGCATCCCTAAATAA
- a CDS encoding TVP38/TMEM64 family protein has product MKTAHVVKLIILLLLVFGAYGIVEFLDVDVLTEPDFIVSQLASLGSWAPVVFIGLMVLAVVVSPIPSLPLDIAAGITFGPFWGMVYAVTGAEIGAILSFLIGRGLGREVLGRLFKTNVTFCEKCSDHHLLGLVFLARLLPIFSFDIISYGAGLTKMSLKAFAIATLFGMIPPTFALTYLGGSVPTLQWPVIVSGVLLAGLFLFLPKLILRNRSAWWVRLIQGEAPVGVEVTSTPPSRAQTEGICPWCGADDFKEK; this is encoded by the coding sequence ATGAAAACTGCTCATGTGGTGAAACTGATAATTTTGCTCCTCTTAGTTTTTGGTGCCTATGGGATCGTTGAGTTTTTGGATGTCGATGTCCTGACCGAACCAGATTTCATCGTGAGTCAATTGGCATCCCTGGGGAGCTGGGCTCCTGTGGTATTCATCGGGCTCATGGTATTGGCAGTGGTCGTGAGCCCAATACCTAGCCTGCCATTGGACATTGCAGCAGGAATCACGTTTGGACCTTTTTGGGGTATGGTGTATGCCGTGACGGGAGCGGAGATCGGCGCCATTCTCAGTTTTCTCATTGGACGAGGATTGGGCCGCGAAGTGTTGGGCCGTTTATTCAAAACCAACGTCACTTTTTGTGAAAAGTGCTCTGATCATCATCTCCTGGGTCTCGTCTTCTTAGCCCGTCTCCTGCCCATATTTTCTTTCGACATTATCAGCTACGGTGCGGGTCTGACCAAGATGTCCTTGAAAGCCTTTGCCATCGCTACGCTTTTTGGAATGATTCCCCCGACGTTTGCGTTGACCTATTTGGGAGGAAGTGTGCCTACGTTACAATGGCCGGTGATTGTTTCTGGTGTGCTGTTGGCCGGACTTTTTCTTTTCTTGCCGAAGTTGATTCTTCGGAATCGATCCGCTTGGTGGGTGCGACTCATTCAAGGCGAGGCTCCTGTTGGGGTAGAGGTCACTTCAACTCCACCATCGCGGGCCCAAACAGAAGGCATCTGTCCATGGTGTGGAGCTGATGATTTCAAAGAGAAATAA
- a CDS encoding TVP38/TMEM64 family protein yields MTTSSLPNTAPNPFGKIVLLSVLGLGIGAFFYFDLGQFFSLEALKSNRDRLLAYTEANFGMAMALFILIYIVQTGFSLPGGAIMTLAGGFLFGSFLGTVLVNVGATTGATLGFLSARYLLRDWVEKKFGDRLESIQAGFAKNAFSYLMTLRLIPAFPFFLVNLVSGLTRINIGTYITATSLGIIPGSFVFAFAGRQLGTINSLGEIASPPVLLAFTLLGVLALMPIIYRKFNQTKNPQ; encoded by the coding sequence ATGACGACCTCCTCGCTACCCAATACCGCTCCCAATCCCTTTGGGAAAATCGTCCTCCTGAGCGTTCTTGGGCTGGGCATTGGAGCTTTTTTCTATTTTGACCTGGGACAATTTTTCTCTCTTGAGGCCTTAAAGAGCAATCGGGACAGACTTCTGGCCTATACCGAAGCCAATTTTGGCATGGCCATGGCCTTATTCATTCTGATTTATATTGTTCAAACAGGCTTTTCGTTGCCAGGTGGCGCGATCATGACTTTGGCCGGGGGGTTCCTCTTTGGAAGTTTTCTAGGAACAGTGTTGGTGAATGTCGGGGCCACCACAGGAGCTACGCTGGGATTTTTATCCGCCCGTTACTTGTTACGCGATTGGGTAGAAAAGAAATTTGGCGACCGCCTAGAATCTATTCAAGCAGGATTTGCCAAAAATGCTTTTAGTTACCTCATGACCTTGCGGCTCATTCCTGCGTTTCCCTTTTTTCTTGTCAACTTGGTATCCGGGTTAACCCGGATCAACATCGGAACTTATATCACCGCAACATCCCTGGGAATCATTCCAGGTAGTTTCGTCTTTGCGTTTGCCGGCAGGCAGCTGGGTACCATAAATTCATTGGGAGAGATTGCGTCTCCTCCCGTCCTTCTGGCGTTTACACTGCTTGGCGTCTTAGCTTTGATGCCCATCATTTATCGGAAATTCAATCAAACTAAAAATCCCCAATGA